The sequence below is a genomic window from Sorangiineae bacterium MSr12523.
CGAGTCCGACCGAGCTGATACCCACCGCCCAAATGCAGGCGTCGTAGCCGACGAGTTGGTCTTCGACACCCGTGAAATCGAAGAGATCTGGCAAGAGCAGCTCACGCAATTTCGGATGCTCGACGCCGCACGAGCTTCGTCCGACGCTCAGCACCGACTCCACCTTGGGATCATCGAGCGCTTCACGGAGGGTGCCTGCGCCGACCATGCCCGATGCGCCGAAAAGGATGACTCTCATTGGAAACCCTTCGTGGCCCGTGCCTGGGCGGTTGATGTCCAAATGTTCGTGCTGTACACGTCAGTTCCCTTTCTCTTCCGGGCGCCGGCGACGTTTTCCCGTTCGTGCGAAGCGATCCACGAGAATCCGCATACGGTATTCGAGCACCGCCGTCGTTGGTTCATCTGCAAGAAGGCCATCGAGGGCAAGAAGGAAGACTTCGGCCGTGTCTTCATCTCCAAGCACGGCCGCAACGCACCGGAGTGCGACCTTTCGGTGCTGCGCGGCGATCTTGGGGTCCAGCCGCTCGCAAACATCATAAAACTCCGCCCCCATAGGTGCCCCAACCATATCGGACCAAGGTTCGAGCACCATCACTTTGCACACGTTGAGCAGTCGCTCCTTTGCCTTGCCTGGGCCGGTGGCAGCCTGCTGGGCAGCCGGGTATCGTGCGACCAACCAATCCGCGAACACCGCCGTAAAGACGTCTTCCTTGTCCTTGAAGATTCGATAGAGCAGCGTGCGCGAAATATTCGCGCGCTTAGCAATGTCCTCGAACGAGGTCTTCGAAAAGCCAAAATTGAGAAAACACCATCTCGCCGCGTTCAAGATCCTCGAGCGACGCGCCGCAGCCTCTTCC
It includes:
- a CDS encoding TetR/AcrR family transcriptional regulator; protein product: MPASMTEEEAAARRSRILNAARWCFLNFGFSKTSFEDIAKRANISRTLLYRIFKDKEDVFTAVFADWLVARYPAAQQAATGPGKAKERLLNVCKVMVLEPWSDMVGAPMGAEFYDVCERLDPKIAAQHRKVALRCVAAVLGDEDTAEVFLLALDGLLADEPTTAVLEYRMRILVDRFARTGKRRRRPEEKGN